The following coding sequences are from one Syngnathus acus chromosome 12, fSynAcu1.2, whole genome shotgun sequence window:
- the sema4d gene encoding semaphorin-4D isoform X1 produces the protein MRSPRDTLFKQSGFSHNVESLTQAHTASFVALLLPSRTRTTKKGAEKQAFTQTGILRIPGLHPQPVSTVKVGKCDSVLMNDYTLADAVMDKGNFSDPKLSESNMGYGVLSVFLGLLLEVSTHGPHAVPRTSWRHQEVELMEFSEPGIFNYSTLLLSHERDALYVGAREAIFELSKKNVTVRNKKVLWQVGETPMAMCTQKGKSKETDCLNYIRVLQVADDRRLYVCGTHAFQPKCDYLTLANFSLAGRAEDGRGKCSFDPSQSFTTVMVDGELYSGTAYNFLGSEPIISRYSPSAYLLRTEYSTSWLNEPSFVFADVIREGENPTDGEDDKIYYFFTEVSVEYEFFGNLLIPRVARVCKGDQGGQRTLQKKWTSFLKAKLVCSMPELNFVFNVVHDVFILKAPHLRDTVIYGVFTSQWGNVGLSAVCAYNMSAVDEVFSKGKYMQKATVEQSHTKWVRYNGNSPSPRPGACINNRMRQQNITSSLHLPDKTLQFVKDHPLLEDPVLPIGNRPRLITKDVNYTQVVVERVRALDGSTLDVIFTGTDTGVLHKSVVLGGEVHMVEEIQMLKNSEPIKNLVLSSETQSLYAGSDSGIVQSPTAFCGSYHSCADCILARDPYCAWEPQTARCVKISDTPSQHLRRLIQSLSGDADKCPKAPIVPVKDYQRVSVKPGSSSELPCPVRSNMAQVTWRANGSLLTEDSPFHFIRENGLLIYSVAAEDQGRYECWSVEFVAGVGKNFTRLLAGYVLTLEGTHVETTGQNQESTHSVEGKVEADRALTSARAPPNFTAAVQLTSPPHSELTPSSSSTEIDAPEAKYLQRGNGMALLVLFLLFFLLFLAAVAYNCYMQYLPAPCLRLRAALLGTHKESDAIRPEYSACEAGLMEAPAVSDKVAATERPAQNKSQNLRALRDTGYETEPECSNGRGPSRGFGDESPSSQKPFDVDCDSQSIQFADADEPYP, from the exons ATGAGATCCCCTCGCGACACACTTTTCAAACAGTCTGGCTTCAGCCACAATGTGGAATCGCTAACCCAGGCACACACAGCGAGCTTCGTCGCGTTGCTTCTTCCTTCCCGCACCAGGACAACGAAGAAAGGAGCGGAAAAACAAGCGTTCACG CAGACTGGCATTTTGAGAATCCCCGGGCTTCATCCTCAACCTGTTTCAACTGTGAAAGTGGGAAAGTGCGACAGCGTTTTAATGAACGACTACACGCTAGCCGACGCCGTGATGGATAA AGGAAACTTCTCTGATCCGAAGCTGTCGGAGTCCAACATGGGGTATGGCGTTCTGAGCGTGTTCCTGGGACTGCTCCTGGAGGTGTCCACTCACGGACCCCATGCTGTGCCCCGAACCTCCTGGAGACACCAAg AGGTGGAGTTGATGGAGTTTTCAGAGCCAGGCATCTTCAACTACTCCACGCTGCTGCTTAGCCACGAACGGGACGCACTCTATGTGGGCGCCCGGGAGGCCATCTTTGAGCTCAGCAAGAAGAATGTGACTGTCCGAAACAAGAAG GTTCTGTGGCAAGTTGGCGAGACCCCCATGGCCATGTGCACGCAGAAAGGAAAATCCAAGGAG ACCGACTGTTTGAATTACATCCGAGTGCTCCAGGTAGCTGACGACCGGCGACTCTACGTCTGCGGGACACATGCCTTTCAACCAAAGTGTGATTACTTG actTTGGCTAACTTTTCATTAGCGGGTCGAGCAGAAGATGGCAGGGGCAAGTGCTCCTTTGATCCCTCACAAAGCTTCACCACCGTCATGGTTG aTGGAGAACTGTACTCTGGGACTGCTTATAACTTTTTGGGTAGCGAGCCAATTATTTCTAGATACTCTCCATCAGCATACCTGCTGAGGACGGAATATTCCACATCATGGCTCAATG AgcccagttttgtttttgccgaCGTGATCAGAGAAGGGGAAAACCCTACAGACGGCGAAGATGACAAAATCTACTATTTCTTCACCGAGGTGTCGGTGGAGTACGAGTTCTTCGGCAATTTACTCATTCCTAGGGTGGCCCGTGTTTGTAAG GGCGACCAAGGAGGACAGAGGACGTTGCAGAAGAAGTGGACGTCCTTCCTGAAAGCCAAGCTGGTGTGCTCTATGCCCGAACTCAACTTTGTCTTCAACGTGGTGCATGACGTCTTCATTCTGAAGGCCCCCCACTTGAGGGACACGGTCATCTATGGGGTCTTCACCTCTCAGTG GGGAAATGTCGGTCTGTCTGCAGTATGTGCCTACAACATGTCCGCCGTGGATGAGGTCTTCTCCAAGGGCAAGTACATGCAGAAGGCCACTGTGGAGCAGTCCCACACAAAGTGGGTTCGCTATAATGGCAACAGTCCTTCACCACGCCCTGGAGCA TGTATCAACAACCGTATGCGGCAGCAAAACATCACCAGCTCGCTGCACCTCCCCGACAAGACCCTGCAGTTCGTCAAGGACCACCCCCTGCTGGAAGACCCTGTCCTGCCCATCGGGAACAGGCCCCGCCTCATCACCAAGGACGTCAACTACACACAAGTTGTCGTGGAGCGGGTCCGCGCCCTCGACGGGAGCACCTTGGATGTCATTTTTACCGGAACGG ACACGGGGGTCCTGCATAAGTCAGTGGTTCTCGGAGGAGAGGTCCACATGGTTGAGGAAATCCAGATGCTGAAGAACTCCGAGCCCATCAAGAACTTGGTGCTGTCCTCCGAG ACACAATCTCTGTACGCCGGGTCAGACTCGGGCATTGTTCAGTCGCCCACGGCGTTCTGCGGCAGTTACCACTCCTGTGCCGACTGCATACTGGCCCGAGACCCATACTGTGCCTGGGAACCCCAAACTGCTCGCTGCGTCAAAATCTCTGACACGCCCAGTCAGCATCTCAG GAGGCTAATTCAGAGCCTTAGCGGTGATGCGGACAAATGTCCTAAAG CTCCCATTGTGCCCGTGAAGGACTACCAGCGTGTTTCGGTGAAGCCCGGCAGCTCCTCCGAACTGCCGTGCCCGGTGCGCTCCAACATGGCACAGGTGACGTGGCGTGCCAACGGCTCGCTCCTCACCGAGGACTCGCCCTTCCACTTCATCCGAGAGAACGGCCTGCTCATCTACAGCGTGGCCGCCGAGGACCAGGGACGCTACGAGTGCTGGTCTGTAGAGTTCGTCGCCGGCGTCGGGAAGAACTTCACCCGCCTCCTTGCGGGATATGTCTTGACTTTGGAGGGCACGCACGTCGAAACCACGGGCCAGAACCAGGAGAGCACGCACAGCGTGGAAGGTAAAGTTGAGGCCGACAGAGCGTTAACATCCGCCCGGGCCCCGCCCAATTTTACCGCCGCCGTGCAACTCACGTCCCCGCCCCACTCAGAACTAACcccaagcagcagcagcactgaGATCGACGCCCCGGAGGCGAAGTACTTGCAGCGCGGTAATGGCATGGCcctcctcgtcctcttccTGCTCTTCTTCCTGCTCTTCCTGGCTGCCGTGGCCTACAACTGCTACATGCAGTACCTCCCGGCTCCGTGCCTGCGCCTGCGGGCGGCCCTTTTGGGCACGCACAAGGAAAGCGACGCCATCCGGCCCGAGTACAGCGCCTGCGAAGCGGGCCTCATGGAGGCGCCAGCTGTGTCAGACAAAGTCGCCGCAACGGAGCGGCCGGCGCAGAACAAGAGTCAGAACCTGCGCGCGTTGCGTGATACGGGCTACGAAACGGAGCCCGAGTGCAGTAACGGGCGGGGGCCCTCACGCGGCTTCGGCGACGAAAGCCCGTCCTCACAGAAACCTTTTGACGTGGACTGCGACTCCCAGTCCATCCAATTCGCTGACGCCGATGAGCCTTATCCCTAG
- the sema4d gene encoding semaphorin-4D isoform X2 — protein MRSPRDTLFKQSGFSHNVESLTQAHTASFVALLLPSRTRTTKKGAEKQAFTTGILRIPGLHPQPVSTVKVGKCDSVLMNDYTLADAVMDKGNFSDPKLSESNMGYGVLSVFLGLLLEVSTHGPHAVPRTSWRHQEVELMEFSEPGIFNYSTLLLSHERDALYVGAREAIFELSKKNVTVRNKKVLWQVGETPMAMCTQKGKSKETDCLNYIRVLQVADDRRLYVCGTHAFQPKCDYLTLANFSLAGRAEDGRGKCSFDPSQSFTTVMVDGELYSGTAYNFLGSEPIISRYSPSAYLLRTEYSTSWLNEPSFVFADVIREGENPTDGEDDKIYYFFTEVSVEYEFFGNLLIPRVARVCKGDQGGQRTLQKKWTSFLKAKLVCSMPELNFVFNVVHDVFILKAPHLRDTVIYGVFTSQWGNVGLSAVCAYNMSAVDEVFSKGKYMQKATVEQSHTKWVRYNGNSPSPRPGACINNRMRQQNITSSLHLPDKTLQFVKDHPLLEDPVLPIGNRPRLITKDVNYTQVVVERVRALDGSTLDVIFTGTDTGVLHKSVVLGGEVHMVEEIQMLKNSEPIKNLVLSSETQSLYAGSDSGIVQSPTAFCGSYHSCADCILARDPYCAWEPQTARCVKISDTPSQHLRRLIQSLSGDADKCPKAPIVPVKDYQRVSVKPGSSSELPCPVRSNMAQVTWRANGSLLTEDSPFHFIRENGLLIYSVAAEDQGRYECWSVEFVAGVGKNFTRLLAGYVLTLEGTHVETTGQNQESTHSVEGKVEADRALTSARAPPNFTAAVQLTSPPHSELTPSSSSTEIDAPEAKYLQRGNGMALLVLFLLFFLLFLAAVAYNCYMQYLPAPCLRLRAALLGTHKESDAIRPEYSACEAGLMEAPAVSDKVAATERPAQNKSQNLRALRDTGYETEPECSNGRGPSRGFGDESPSSQKPFDVDCDSQSIQFADADEPYP, from the exons ATGAGATCCCCTCGCGACACACTTTTCAAACAGTCTGGCTTCAGCCACAATGTGGAATCGCTAACCCAGGCACACACAGCGAGCTTCGTCGCGTTGCTTCTTCCTTCCCGCACCAGGACAACGAAGAAAGGAGCGGAAAAACAAGCGTTCACG ACTGGCATTTTGAGAATCCCCGGGCTTCATCCTCAACCTGTTTCAACTGTGAAAGTGGGAAAGTGCGACAGCGTTTTAATGAACGACTACACGCTAGCCGACGCCGTGATGGATAA AGGAAACTTCTCTGATCCGAAGCTGTCGGAGTCCAACATGGGGTATGGCGTTCTGAGCGTGTTCCTGGGACTGCTCCTGGAGGTGTCCACTCACGGACCCCATGCTGTGCCCCGAACCTCCTGGAGACACCAAg AGGTGGAGTTGATGGAGTTTTCAGAGCCAGGCATCTTCAACTACTCCACGCTGCTGCTTAGCCACGAACGGGACGCACTCTATGTGGGCGCCCGGGAGGCCATCTTTGAGCTCAGCAAGAAGAATGTGACTGTCCGAAACAAGAAG GTTCTGTGGCAAGTTGGCGAGACCCCCATGGCCATGTGCACGCAGAAAGGAAAATCCAAGGAG ACCGACTGTTTGAATTACATCCGAGTGCTCCAGGTAGCTGACGACCGGCGACTCTACGTCTGCGGGACACATGCCTTTCAACCAAAGTGTGATTACTTG actTTGGCTAACTTTTCATTAGCGGGTCGAGCAGAAGATGGCAGGGGCAAGTGCTCCTTTGATCCCTCACAAAGCTTCACCACCGTCATGGTTG aTGGAGAACTGTACTCTGGGACTGCTTATAACTTTTTGGGTAGCGAGCCAATTATTTCTAGATACTCTCCATCAGCATACCTGCTGAGGACGGAATATTCCACATCATGGCTCAATG AgcccagttttgtttttgccgaCGTGATCAGAGAAGGGGAAAACCCTACAGACGGCGAAGATGACAAAATCTACTATTTCTTCACCGAGGTGTCGGTGGAGTACGAGTTCTTCGGCAATTTACTCATTCCTAGGGTGGCCCGTGTTTGTAAG GGCGACCAAGGAGGACAGAGGACGTTGCAGAAGAAGTGGACGTCCTTCCTGAAAGCCAAGCTGGTGTGCTCTATGCCCGAACTCAACTTTGTCTTCAACGTGGTGCATGACGTCTTCATTCTGAAGGCCCCCCACTTGAGGGACACGGTCATCTATGGGGTCTTCACCTCTCAGTG GGGAAATGTCGGTCTGTCTGCAGTATGTGCCTACAACATGTCCGCCGTGGATGAGGTCTTCTCCAAGGGCAAGTACATGCAGAAGGCCACTGTGGAGCAGTCCCACACAAAGTGGGTTCGCTATAATGGCAACAGTCCTTCACCACGCCCTGGAGCA TGTATCAACAACCGTATGCGGCAGCAAAACATCACCAGCTCGCTGCACCTCCCCGACAAGACCCTGCAGTTCGTCAAGGACCACCCCCTGCTGGAAGACCCTGTCCTGCCCATCGGGAACAGGCCCCGCCTCATCACCAAGGACGTCAACTACACACAAGTTGTCGTGGAGCGGGTCCGCGCCCTCGACGGGAGCACCTTGGATGTCATTTTTACCGGAACGG ACACGGGGGTCCTGCATAAGTCAGTGGTTCTCGGAGGAGAGGTCCACATGGTTGAGGAAATCCAGATGCTGAAGAACTCCGAGCCCATCAAGAACTTGGTGCTGTCCTCCGAG ACACAATCTCTGTACGCCGGGTCAGACTCGGGCATTGTTCAGTCGCCCACGGCGTTCTGCGGCAGTTACCACTCCTGTGCCGACTGCATACTGGCCCGAGACCCATACTGTGCCTGGGAACCCCAAACTGCTCGCTGCGTCAAAATCTCTGACACGCCCAGTCAGCATCTCAG GAGGCTAATTCAGAGCCTTAGCGGTGATGCGGACAAATGTCCTAAAG CTCCCATTGTGCCCGTGAAGGACTACCAGCGTGTTTCGGTGAAGCCCGGCAGCTCCTCCGAACTGCCGTGCCCGGTGCGCTCCAACATGGCACAGGTGACGTGGCGTGCCAACGGCTCGCTCCTCACCGAGGACTCGCCCTTCCACTTCATCCGAGAGAACGGCCTGCTCATCTACAGCGTGGCCGCCGAGGACCAGGGACGCTACGAGTGCTGGTCTGTAGAGTTCGTCGCCGGCGTCGGGAAGAACTTCACCCGCCTCCTTGCGGGATATGTCTTGACTTTGGAGGGCACGCACGTCGAAACCACGGGCCAGAACCAGGAGAGCACGCACAGCGTGGAAGGTAAAGTTGAGGCCGACAGAGCGTTAACATCCGCCCGGGCCCCGCCCAATTTTACCGCCGCCGTGCAACTCACGTCCCCGCCCCACTCAGAACTAACcccaagcagcagcagcactgaGATCGACGCCCCGGAGGCGAAGTACTTGCAGCGCGGTAATGGCATGGCcctcctcgtcctcttccTGCTCTTCTTCCTGCTCTTCCTGGCTGCCGTGGCCTACAACTGCTACATGCAGTACCTCCCGGCTCCGTGCCTGCGCCTGCGGGCGGCCCTTTTGGGCACGCACAAGGAAAGCGACGCCATCCGGCCCGAGTACAGCGCCTGCGAAGCGGGCCTCATGGAGGCGCCAGCTGTGTCAGACAAAGTCGCCGCAACGGAGCGGCCGGCGCAGAACAAGAGTCAGAACCTGCGCGCGTTGCGTGATACGGGCTACGAAACGGAGCCCGAGTGCAGTAACGGGCGGGGGCCCTCACGCGGCTTCGGCGACGAAAGCCCGTCCTCACAGAAACCTTTTGACGTGGACTGCGACTCCCAGTCCATCCAATTCGCTGACGCCGATGAGCCTTATCCCTAG
- the sema4d gene encoding semaphorin-4D isoform X7 — protein sequence MRSPRDTLFKQSGFSHNVESLTQAHTASFVALLLPSRTRTTKKGAEKQAFTQTGILRIPGLHPQPVSTVKVGKCDSVLMNDYTLADAVMDKGNFSDPKLSESNMGYGVLSVFLGLLLEVSTHGPHAVPRTSWRHQEVELMEFSEPGIFNYSTLLLSHERDALYVGAREAIFELSKKNVTVRNKKVLWQVGETPMAMCTQKGKSKETDCLNYIRVLQVADDRRLYVCGTHAFQPKCDYLTLANFSLAGRAEDGRGKCSFDPSQSFTTVMVDGELYSGTAYNFLGSEPIISRYSPSAYLLRTEYSTSWLNEPSFVFADVIREGENPTDGEDDKIYYFFTEVSVEYEFFGNLLIPRVARVCKGDQGGQRTLQKKWTSFLKAKLVCSMPELNFVFNVVHDVFILKAPHLRDTVIYGVFTSQWGNVGLSAVCAYNMSAVDEVFSKGKYMQKATVEQSHTKWVRYNGNSPSPRPGACINNRMRQQNITSSLHLPDKTLQFVKDHPLLEDPVLPIGNRPRLITKDVNYTQVVVERVRALDGSTLDVIFTGTDTGVLHKSVVLGGEVHMVEEIQMLKNSEPIKNLVLSSETQSLYAGSDSGIVQSPTAFCGSYHSCADCILARDPYCAWEPQTARCVKISDTPSQHLRRLIQSLSGDADKCPKAPIVPVKDYQRVSVKPGSSSELPCPVRSNMAQVTWRANGSLLTEDSPFHFIRENGLLIYSVAAEDQGRYECWSVEFVAGVGKNFTRLLAGYVLTLEGTHVETTGQNQESTHSVEASVFPSSTFTSSSSSMKPHVEAGEVKVRLLPPLLKDQAWGLHAHEVFLLFCLALGKL from the exons ATGAGATCCCCTCGCGACACACTTTTCAAACAGTCTGGCTTCAGCCACAATGTGGAATCGCTAACCCAGGCACACACAGCGAGCTTCGTCGCGTTGCTTCTTCCTTCCCGCACCAGGACAACGAAGAAAGGAGCGGAAAAACAAGCGTTCACG CAGACTGGCATTTTGAGAATCCCCGGGCTTCATCCTCAACCTGTTTCAACTGTGAAAGTGGGAAAGTGCGACAGCGTTTTAATGAACGACTACACGCTAGCCGACGCCGTGATGGATAA AGGAAACTTCTCTGATCCGAAGCTGTCGGAGTCCAACATGGGGTATGGCGTTCTGAGCGTGTTCCTGGGACTGCTCCTGGAGGTGTCCACTCACGGACCCCATGCTGTGCCCCGAACCTCCTGGAGACACCAAg AGGTGGAGTTGATGGAGTTTTCAGAGCCAGGCATCTTCAACTACTCCACGCTGCTGCTTAGCCACGAACGGGACGCACTCTATGTGGGCGCCCGGGAGGCCATCTTTGAGCTCAGCAAGAAGAATGTGACTGTCCGAAACAAGAAG GTTCTGTGGCAAGTTGGCGAGACCCCCATGGCCATGTGCACGCAGAAAGGAAAATCCAAGGAG ACCGACTGTTTGAATTACATCCGAGTGCTCCAGGTAGCTGACGACCGGCGACTCTACGTCTGCGGGACACATGCCTTTCAACCAAAGTGTGATTACTTG actTTGGCTAACTTTTCATTAGCGGGTCGAGCAGAAGATGGCAGGGGCAAGTGCTCCTTTGATCCCTCACAAAGCTTCACCACCGTCATGGTTG aTGGAGAACTGTACTCTGGGACTGCTTATAACTTTTTGGGTAGCGAGCCAATTATTTCTAGATACTCTCCATCAGCATACCTGCTGAGGACGGAATATTCCACATCATGGCTCAATG AgcccagttttgtttttgccgaCGTGATCAGAGAAGGGGAAAACCCTACAGACGGCGAAGATGACAAAATCTACTATTTCTTCACCGAGGTGTCGGTGGAGTACGAGTTCTTCGGCAATTTACTCATTCCTAGGGTGGCCCGTGTTTGTAAG GGCGACCAAGGAGGACAGAGGACGTTGCAGAAGAAGTGGACGTCCTTCCTGAAAGCCAAGCTGGTGTGCTCTATGCCCGAACTCAACTTTGTCTTCAACGTGGTGCATGACGTCTTCATTCTGAAGGCCCCCCACTTGAGGGACACGGTCATCTATGGGGTCTTCACCTCTCAGTG GGGAAATGTCGGTCTGTCTGCAGTATGTGCCTACAACATGTCCGCCGTGGATGAGGTCTTCTCCAAGGGCAAGTACATGCAGAAGGCCACTGTGGAGCAGTCCCACACAAAGTGGGTTCGCTATAATGGCAACAGTCCTTCACCACGCCCTGGAGCA TGTATCAACAACCGTATGCGGCAGCAAAACATCACCAGCTCGCTGCACCTCCCCGACAAGACCCTGCAGTTCGTCAAGGACCACCCCCTGCTGGAAGACCCTGTCCTGCCCATCGGGAACAGGCCCCGCCTCATCACCAAGGACGTCAACTACACACAAGTTGTCGTGGAGCGGGTCCGCGCCCTCGACGGGAGCACCTTGGATGTCATTTTTACCGGAACGG ACACGGGGGTCCTGCATAAGTCAGTGGTTCTCGGAGGAGAGGTCCACATGGTTGAGGAAATCCAGATGCTGAAGAACTCCGAGCCCATCAAGAACTTGGTGCTGTCCTCCGAG ACACAATCTCTGTACGCCGGGTCAGACTCGGGCATTGTTCAGTCGCCCACGGCGTTCTGCGGCAGTTACCACTCCTGTGCCGACTGCATACTGGCCCGAGACCCATACTGTGCCTGGGAACCCCAAACTGCTCGCTGCGTCAAAATCTCTGACACGCCCAGTCAGCATCTCAG GAGGCTAATTCAGAGCCTTAGCGGTGATGCGGACAAATGTCCTAAAG CTCCCATTGTGCCCGTGAAGGACTACCAGCGTGTTTCGGTGAAGCCCGGCAGCTCCTCCGAACTGCCGTGCCCGGTGCGCTCCAACATGGCACAGGTGACGTGGCGTGCCAACGGCTCGCTCCTCACCGAGGACTCGCCCTTCCACTTCATCCGAGAGAACGGCCTGCTCATCTACAGCGTGGCCGCCGAGGACCAGGGACGCTACGAGTGCTGGTCTGTAGAGTTCGTCGCCGGCGTCGGGAAGAACTTCACCCGCCTCCTTGCGGGATATGTCTTGACTTTGGAGGGCACGCACGTCGAAACCACGGGCCAGAACCAGGAGAGCACGCACAGCGTGGAAG
- the sema4d gene encoding semaphorin-4D isoform X4 has protein sequence MQTGILRIPGLHPQPVSTVKVGKCDSVLMNDYTLADAVMDKGNFSDPKLSESNMGYGVLSVFLGLLLEVSTHGPHAVPRTSWRHQEVELMEFSEPGIFNYSTLLLSHERDALYVGAREAIFELSKKNVTVRNKKVLWQVGETPMAMCTQKGKSKETDCLNYIRVLQVADDRRLYVCGTHAFQPKCDYLTLANFSLAGRAEDGRGKCSFDPSQSFTTVMVDGELYSGTAYNFLGSEPIISRYSPSAYLLRTEYSTSWLNEPSFVFADVIREGENPTDGEDDKIYYFFTEVSVEYEFFGNLLIPRVARVCKGDQGGQRTLQKKWTSFLKAKLVCSMPELNFVFNVVHDVFILKAPHLRDTVIYGVFTSQWGNVGLSAVCAYNMSAVDEVFSKGKYMQKATVEQSHTKWVRYNGNSPSPRPGACINNRMRQQNITSSLHLPDKTLQFVKDHPLLEDPVLPIGNRPRLITKDVNYTQVVVERVRALDGSTLDVIFTGTDTGVLHKSVVLGGEVHMVEEIQMLKNSEPIKNLVLSSETQSLYAGSDSGIVQSPTAFCGSYHSCADCILARDPYCAWEPQTARCVKISDTPSQHLRRLIQSLSGDADKCPKAPIVPVKDYQRVSVKPGSSSELPCPVRSNMAQVTWRANGSLLTEDSPFHFIRENGLLIYSVAAEDQGRYECWSVEFVAGVGKNFTRLLAGYVLTLEGTHVETTGQNQESTHSVEGKVEADRALTSARAPPNFTAAVQLTSPPHSELTPSSSSTEIDAPEAKYLQRGNGMALLVLFLLFFLLFLAAVAYNCYMQYLPAPCLRLRAALLGTHKESDAIRPEYSACEAGLMEAPAVSDKVAATERPAQNKSQNLRALRDTGYETEPECSNGRGPSRGFGDESPSSQKPFDVDCDSQSIQFADADEPYP, from the exons ATG CAGACTGGCATTTTGAGAATCCCCGGGCTTCATCCTCAACCTGTTTCAACTGTGAAAGTGGGAAAGTGCGACAGCGTTTTAATGAACGACTACACGCTAGCCGACGCCGTGATGGATAA AGGAAACTTCTCTGATCCGAAGCTGTCGGAGTCCAACATGGGGTATGGCGTTCTGAGCGTGTTCCTGGGACTGCTCCTGGAGGTGTCCACTCACGGACCCCATGCTGTGCCCCGAACCTCCTGGAGACACCAAg AGGTGGAGTTGATGGAGTTTTCAGAGCCAGGCATCTTCAACTACTCCACGCTGCTGCTTAGCCACGAACGGGACGCACTCTATGTGGGCGCCCGGGAGGCCATCTTTGAGCTCAGCAAGAAGAATGTGACTGTCCGAAACAAGAAG GTTCTGTGGCAAGTTGGCGAGACCCCCATGGCCATGTGCACGCAGAAAGGAAAATCCAAGGAG ACCGACTGTTTGAATTACATCCGAGTGCTCCAGGTAGCTGACGACCGGCGACTCTACGTCTGCGGGACACATGCCTTTCAACCAAAGTGTGATTACTTG actTTGGCTAACTTTTCATTAGCGGGTCGAGCAGAAGATGGCAGGGGCAAGTGCTCCTTTGATCCCTCACAAAGCTTCACCACCGTCATGGTTG aTGGAGAACTGTACTCTGGGACTGCTTATAACTTTTTGGGTAGCGAGCCAATTATTTCTAGATACTCTCCATCAGCATACCTGCTGAGGACGGAATATTCCACATCATGGCTCAATG AgcccagttttgtttttgccgaCGTGATCAGAGAAGGGGAAAACCCTACAGACGGCGAAGATGACAAAATCTACTATTTCTTCACCGAGGTGTCGGTGGAGTACGAGTTCTTCGGCAATTTACTCATTCCTAGGGTGGCCCGTGTTTGTAAG GGCGACCAAGGAGGACAGAGGACGTTGCAGAAGAAGTGGACGTCCTTCCTGAAAGCCAAGCTGGTGTGCTCTATGCCCGAACTCAACTTTGTCTTCAACGTGGTGCATGACGTCTTCATTCTGAAGGCCCCCCACTTGAGGGACACGGTCATCTATGGGGTCTTCACCTCTCAGTG GGGAAATGTCGGTCTGTCTGCAGTATGTGCCTACAACATGTCCGCCGTGGATGAGGTCTTCTCCAAGGGCAAGTACATGCAGAAGGCCACTGTGGAGCAGTCCCACACAAAGTGGGTTCGCTATAATGGCAACAGTCCTTCACCACGCCCTGGAGCA TGTATCAACAACCGTATGCGGCAGCAAAACATCACCAGCTCGCTGCACCTCCCCGACAAGACCCTGCAGTTCGTCAAGGACCACCCCCTGCTGGAAGACCCTGTCCTGCCCATCGGGAACAGGCCCCGCCTCATCACCAAGGACGTCAACTACACACAAGTTGTCGTGGAGCGGGTCCGCGCCCTCGACGGGAGCACCTTGGATGTCATTTTTACCGGAACGG ACACGGGGGTCCTGCATAAGTCAGTGGTTCTCGGAGGAGAGGTCCACATGGTTGAGGAAATCCAGATGCTGAAGAACTCCGAGCCCATCAAGAACTTGGTGCTGTCCTCCGAG ACACAATCTCTGTACGCCGGGTCAGACTCGGGCATTGTTCAGTCGCCCACGGCGTTCTGCGGCAGTTACCACTCCTGTGCCGACTGCATACTGGCCCGAGACCCATACTGTGCCTGGGAACCCCAAACTGCTCGCTGCGTCAAAATCTCTGACACGCCCAGTCAGCATCTCAG GAGGCTAATTCAGAGCCTTAGCGGTGATGCGGACAAATGTCCTAAAG CTCCCATTGTGCCCGTGAAGGACTACCAGCGTGTTTCGGTGAAGCCCGGCAGCTCCTCCGAACTGCCGTGCCCGGTGCGCTCCAACATGGCACAGGTGACGTGGCGTGCCAACGGCTCGCTCCTCACCGAGGACTCGCCCTTCCACTTCATCCGAGAGAACGGCCTGCTCATCTACAGCGTGGCCGCCGAGGACCAGGGACGCTACGAGTGCTGGTCTGTAGAGTTCGTCGCCGGCGTCGGGAAGAACTTCACCCGCCTCCTTGCGGGATATGTCTTGACTTTGGAGGGCACGCACGTCGAAACCACGGGCCAGAACCAGGAGAGCACGCACAGCGTGGAAGGTAAAGTTGAGGCCGACAGAGCGTTAACATCCGCCCGGGCCCCGCCCAATTTTACCGCCGCCGTGCAACTCACGTCCCCGCCCCACTCAGAACTAACcccaagcagcagcagcactgaGATCGACGCCCCGGAGGCGAAGTACTTGCAGCGCGGTAATGGCATGGCcctcctcgtcctcttccTGCTCTTCTTCCTGCTCTTCCTGGCTGCCGTGGCCTACAACTGCTACATGCAGTACCTCCCGGCTCCGTGCCTGCGCCTGCGGGCGGCCCTTTTGGGCACGCACAAGGAAAGCGACGCCATCCGGCCCGAGTACAGCGCCTGCGAAGCGGGCCTCATGGAGGCGCCAGCTGTGTCAGACAAAGTCGCCGCAACGGAGCGGCCGGCGCAGAACAAGAGTCAGAACCTGCGCGCGTTGCGTGATACGGGCTACGAAACGGAGCCCGAGTGCAGTAACGGGCGGGGGCCCTCACGCGGCTTCGGCGACGAAAGCCCGTCCTCACAGAAACCTTTTGACGTGGACTGCGACTCCCAGTCCATCCAATTCGCTGACGCCGATGAGCCTTATCCCTAG